The following coding sequences are from one Mytilus trossulus isolate FHL-02 chromosome 8, PNRI_Mtr1.1.1.hap1, whole genome shotgun sequence window:
- the LOC134727805 gene encoding uncharacterized protein LOC134727805, with translation MSSITFLNILNNVPKYKRFDYYWTSLSNQFGNQKYLHGDGQRFSDVSLFDANGTFGQLVYLTWLNETNGFLATEHEVSSSPYVCQTSSRYIGCVEADSLLTTSVISNFSNSGLSATFCIQYCVGHNAEYAAITNKIYCKCYNDVINFTLSSDPCDICPGYSSQACGSIESISLYNVSSYMDIYASCDELLSYGITEPSWYYIKPHNVSKSNRVKCFDTEESFMPMSTLPVLKSSSHMSNHDASKSRLKWPYEEEDSWKPSTVNGSQYLTFTYPFDIIITGLVTQGNPLGKNNEWTRQFVFKYLDDALEQEVTYSHEGNPVNFKGNTDRSSLKNIIFSNPIITREFTIQLTDWNNWPALRVQILGQPLSSYNYSQSIVQCYYVTDELRKNTNSTPASTLDNCKVSCLQLGYPLCSFYKDNSTHCYCWNTLPSTYGTSENQTCNTNNRLLVYKTYEKLCPDPPTEYKATRNYTMPVPGLYTYRSNVADTCIDGRFIDKNISKTYTCLQDNKWSQDILMCEAFCNQLDLPLNAKANSSEDSMHTVISVTCDQYFVTSNNDTVQYVTCNETGMWDVTLQHCDVHLCDETPTLLHASKYLKNSNTTEYLCDPYYSFSNGSQSKIITCDGNSFKWESVDDTCTRQDDLICYRSMTSQFLGNTIRRTTNDVLLEFLPRSQMSCSSACLKDWHCKGYNYNDDVCRLFNSKAKSSADLTSDATWSYFEKSDEDLHSCI, from the exons ATGTCTAGCATaacatttctaaacattttgaataatgttCCTAAGTATAAACGTTTCGATTACTACTGGACAAGTTTAAGCAATCAATTTGGAAACCAGAAATACTTGCATGGTGATGGACAACGCTTTTCAGACGTGTCTTTGTTTGATGCAAATGGTACTTTTGGTCAATTGGTGTATCTCACATGGTTAAATGAAACTAATGGATTTTTAGCAACTGAACACGAAGTATCGTCTAGTCCATATGTCTGTCAGACGTCAAGTC gaTATATTGGCTGTGTCGAGGCAGATAGTCTCCTTACGACATCGGTTATTAGTAATTTTAGTAATTCCGGCTTGTCGGCAACATTTTGTATCCAGTATTGTGTGGGACATAATGCAGAATATGCTGccattacaaataaaatatactgcAAATGTTATAATGATGTCATCAATTTTACCTTGTCATCCGATCCTTGCGATATATGTCCAGGGTATAGTTCACAGGCCTGTGGTAGTATTGAATCCATATCTCTTTACAATGTTT CTTCCTACATGGACATTTATGCATCTTGTGATGAACTTTTGTCATATGGAATAACAGAACCATCTTGGTATTATATAAAACCACACAATGTATCAAAGTCCAACAGAGTGAAATGTTTCGATACTG agGAATCATTTATGCCAATGTCTACGTTGCCTGTTTTAAAGTCGTCATCACATATGTCTAACCACGATGCCTCTAAATCAAG GTTGAAATGGCCATATGAGGAAGAAGATTCATGGAAACCATCAACAGTGAATGGTAGTCAATATCTAACGTTTACCTATCCTTTTGATATTATCATCACTGGATTAGTTACCCAGG gTAATCCATTAGGTAAAAACAACGAATGGACccgtcaatttgtttttaaatacttaGACGATGCACTGGAACAGGAGGTAACATATAGTCATGAAGGAAATCCTGTGAAT TTCAAAGGCAATACTGATAGGAGTTCATTAAAGAACATTATATTTTCTAACCCTATCATCACAAGAGAGTTTACGATACAACTGACTGATTGGAATAACTGGCCAGCTTTACGAGTGCAGATCCTTGGCCAACCTCTGTCGTCTTATAACT ATAGTCAGTCGATTGTGCAGTGTTATTATGTTACGGACGAATTAAGAAAGAATACAAACTCTACACCTGCCTCAACCTTAGATAACTGCAAAGTATCCTGTCTGCAACTTGGTTATCCGTTATGCAGTTTTTACAaag ATAATTCAACACATTGTTATTGCTGGAATACCCTGCCGTCTACATACGGGACCTCTGAAAATCAAACGTGCAACACTAATAACAGACTGTTAGTTTACAAAACATATG aaaaactTTGTCCTGATCCTCCTACAGAGTATAAAGCTACCAGAAACTATACAATGCCTGTACCAGGATTATACACATACAGGTCAAACGTAGCGGATACATGTATTGATGGCAGATTTAtagataaaaacatttcaaaaacgTATACTTGTCTTCAAGATAATAAATGGTCACAAGATATATTGATGTGTGAAG cttTTTGTAACCAGTTAGACCTACCATTGAATGCAAAGGCGAATTCTAGCGAAGATTCCATGCACACTGTCATATCTGTGACATGTGATCAgtactttgtgacgtcaaacaACGACACTGTACAGTATGTAACATGTAACGAGACGGGCATGTGGGATGTCACGTTACAGCATTGTGATG tGCACTTGTGTGATGAAACACCAACGTTGCTGCATGCTTCAAAGTATCTAAAGAACTCCAATACAACGGAATATTTGTGTGACCCATACTATTCTTTTTCAAATGGATCACAATCAAAGATTATTACATGCGATGGAAATAGTTTTAAATGGGAGAGTGTGGATGATACCTGTACTCGGCAAG ATGATTTAATATGCTACCGATCTATGACTTCCCAATTTCTAGGAAATACAATACGACGCACCACAAATGATGTTCTATTAGAGTTTTTGCCAAGAAGTCAAATGTCCTGTTCGAGTGCCTGTTTGAAAGACTGGCATTGTAAAGGATACAATTATAATGACGATGTATGTAGACTTTTTAATTCCAAAGCAAAGTCGTCTGCCGATCTTACCAGTGATGCCACGTGGTCATACTTTGAAAAAAGTGACGAagatctgcattcctgcatttGA